Proteins from a single region of Hordeum vulgare subsp. vulgare chromosome 6H, MorexV3_pseudomolecules_assembly, whole genome shotgun sequence:
- the LOC123401343 gene encoding 26S proteasome regulatory subunit 8 homolog A-like, translated as MATVAMDISKPPPAASGDESAKGARGGGEGLRQYYLQHIHDLQLQIRQKTHNLNRLEAQRNDLNSRVRMLREELQLLQEPGSYVGEVVKVMGKSKVLVKVHPEGKYVVDIDKSIDITKITPSTRVALRNDSYMLHLVLPSKVDPLVNLMKVEKVPDSTYDMIGGLDQQIKEIKEVIELPIKHPELFESLGIAQPKGVLLYGPPGTGKTLLARAVAHHTDCTFIRVSGSELVQKYIGEGSRMVRELFVMAREHAPSIIFMDEIDSIGSARMESGTGNGDSEVQRTMLELLNQLDGFEASNKIKVLMATNRIDILDQALLRPGRIDRKIEFPNPNEDSRGDILKIHSRRMNLMRGIDLKKIAGKMNGASGAELKAVCTEAGMFALRERRVHVTQEDFEMAVAKVMKKDNEKNMSLRKLWK; from the exons ATGGCGACGGTGGCGATGGACATCTCGAAGCCCCCGCCGGCCGCGTCCGGCGACGAGTCGGCCAAGGGCGCGCGTGGCGGAGGGGAGGGGCTGCGGCAGTACTACCTGCAGCACATCCACGACCTGCAGCTCCAGATCCGCCAGAAGACCCACAACCTCAACCGCCTCGAGGCCCAGCGCAACGACCTCAACTCCCGAG TTAGAATGCTCAGGGAAGAGCTACAGTTGCTCCAAGAGCCTGGCTCTTATGTTGGTGAGGTGGTGAAGGTCATGGGCAAATCAAAGGTTCTAGTCAAG GTGCATCCAGAAGGCAAATATGTAGTAGATATTGATAAGAGCATCGATATTACAAAAATCACACCTTCGACAAGAGTTGCTCTTCGGAATGATAGCTATATGCTTCATTTGGTTCTACCAAGCAAAGTTGATCCACTGGTCAACCTTATGAAAGTTGAGAAGGTCCCGGATTCCACGTATGATATGATTGGAGGTCTTGATCAGCAAATCAAGGAGATCAAAGAG GTCATTGAGCTTCCTATCAAACATCCTGAGTTATTTGAGAGCCTTGGAATTGCCCAGCCAAAG GGTGTCCTCCTTTATGGACCACCAGGGACAGGCAAAACATTACTGGCACGTGCAGTCGCTCATCACACCGACTGTACCTTCATCAGGGTATCTGGTTCCGAGTTGGTTCAGAAGTATATTGGTGAGGGCTCCCGGATGGTTCGTGAACTCTTTGTTATGGCTAG GGAGCATGCACCATCTATTATATTCATGGATGAAATAGACTCCATTGGATCTGCTAGAATGGAGTCTGGAACTGGCAACGGTGATAGTGAAGTGCAACGGACCATGCTTGAGCTGCTAAACCAACTTGATGGTTTTGAAGCATCAAACAAAATTAAG GTTCTGATGGCAACAAACCGGATAGACATCTTGGATCAAGCCCTTTTGAGGCCTGGCCGCATAGACAGGAAGATTGAATTTCCAAATCCTAATGAGGAT TCACGAGGTGACATCTTGAAGATTCATTCAAGGAGGATGAACTTGATGCGTGGAATTGATCTGAAAAAGATTGCGGGAAAGATGAATGGCGCTTCAGGAGCTGAGCTAAAG GCGGTGTGCACCGAAGCCGGAATGTTTGCTCTCCGCGAGAGAAGGGTGCACGTAACGCAGGAGGACTTTGAGATGGCGGTGGCCAAGGTGATGAAGAAGGACAATGAGAAGAACATGTCCTTGCGGAAGCTGTGGAAGTGA